Genomic segment of Anguilla rostrata isolate EN2019 chromosome 13, ASM1855537v3, whole genome shotgun sequence:
TTTGACACTGCTTGACTTGTGATTGGTTCACTGTACGGCCGATGAATGCATCTGCGCTGAGCTGGTAGGCGGTGGGGTCGAGCACAATGAGGTCTCTGAGGAGTACCGGATCTCCCCGCTCACCCGTTGCGCTCTCCCGCAGCCACGACGACTACCAGAAGACCGCCGACTGGCTCCTGTCGCAGACCCAGCACCGGCCCAAAGTGGCCATCATATGCGGCTCGGGGCTGGGCATGCTGGCCGACGCCCTCAAGCTGCAGGACTCCTTCCACTACGCAGACATCCCCGGGTTCCCACAGAGCACCGGTGAGGcgggcagccaatcagggctcgGGGAGGGACGGATTCACACACGCCCGCTTTACTACTACAGAAGCTCAGACATTCTGACATTTAACTgaagacattattattattattattattattatgtggtTCTCATAatttatgttctgtttttcaattttttcttattatattattattattattattattattattagtgtctTGTGGGGCTCTCAAATTCACactgtgtattattattattattattattattattattattattaagtgtcTTGTGGGGCTCTCAAATTTACATgcgtttattattattattattattattattattataagtgtCTTGTGGGGCTCTCAAATTTACATgcgtttattattattattattattattattattattattattattataagtgtCTTGTGGGGCTCTCATATTCACACGGTGCTCTGTGCGTGCTTCGCAGTGCAGGGACACGCAGGGAGGCTGGTGTTCGGAGAGCTCAAAGGGAAgacgtgcgtgtgcatgcagggGCGGTTCCACATGTACGAGGGGCACTCGCTCAGCAAGGTGAGGCTGCAGCTCCTGCCTATTcagtctctctttcactctctagCCCTCCCAATTCACCTTCACATTGAAGCATTTACAggagcagacgctcttatccagagcaaattacaTAGCTTGCAGTTTCTTAAAACATGAAACCCATTTACATgccagtgccccacctgggaattgaacccgaAACCCTCTGAGATGCATACTCAATTCCCTAACCATCTTGCTGTGCTGCCACCACATCTTCTCATAACAAGACATTGCAAGAAAGTTCactcagaggtcagaggtcttATGTGCAGGTTCCTCCTGTGCCACATCCATGGTATccaccccttcctcaccacctattCTGAGCAACTCCTAGTCCAGGCCCTGGTGCCCCTGGTCACTGAATCCCTGTAGCTAATACAGAACTCAGCTGAATGACTTTCAGTCTTCCCTGGCGTGCTCACGTCGCGCCCCTCCTCATCCTACTTCACTGACTAGATGGGGTTAAAGCTTCAGTTAAAAATCCACACCTCGGCCAGATCCCTCCATTTTGGaaagcctgccccccccaccccccccccccgcgtgctGACTTCTCCCAGTCATGATGTCTGCCTATTATGGCCCCCAAGTCGTGAAGCAGACTCCCCAAAGTCGTCAGGACTGCAGAATTGTAAGCAATCTTCCAAaacagactgaagacccacctcttcagattgcATCTTGGTTCCCGTCCTAGCCCCACCCCCACGGCTCTCCCACCTTTTCAGTAAATCTAGGTCACTGTGCTTTTATGGTTTTAGGGCGGGTTTTTATGGCTCTTTGTTTGTCTTTCTAGGGCTTGTTATTGATTTCGTCTGTATCGTAGTTAGAATTCGTACTTTGGGTCTTGGTTACCGTAGTTTGCTTTAATGATGTTGCATCTTTATTACTGGTCTGGGAAtcttgttagccaggtctggtgATACTGCTAATATTAATCAGGTAAATGTTCCCATGTTGGAAGTAGCTCAGTGTAAGAGAGTCcacataaatgcaatgtaatggaaTAGAATGAAATATTACATTCCATGTAACAGCACAACATAGGAACAGGGTGAGTTTTTGGGGCTTGGCCAGGGTTCAAGGAGAGTTTAGCTTCAGCCTGATCCTGGTGGGATGCCACAGGTTCTGCTCCCAGCGGTTCAGACCACAGCGGttggggtcatgtgacctcgcTTTGCCGCAGAAGCGTTCGCCCAGGCTGGGTTCCAGCGTCTGCAAATGCCACATCCAGCCAGCAGCCAGAGCATCTGCTCTTTAGGAATCACGCTGGCCACAGTCGCATTCCAAGCGCCCGGAGAAACCCAGGCCTGAATGCCGCCCCTTGTGTTTCTGTTATATAAGGGGGGTTTAGGCAGTTGGGGgctggaggaaggggaggggagggggggtcgagCTGGTTCACATGGGGGGAGGATTCAGCTCCAtcccgccccgtcccgcagGTCACCTTCCCGGTGCGGGTCTTCAAGCTGCTGGGGGTGGAGACGCTGATCGTCACCAACGCCGCCGGCGCCCTGGCGGATGGCTACTGCAACGGCGACATCATGATCATCCGCGACCACATCAACCTGCCGGGCCTCGCCGGGCTCAACCCGCTCAACGGGCCCAACGACGACAAGTGAGTCCTGTGGACCGCACGCGCACACttatgcacatgcacgcgcacacttatacacatgcacgcacgtgcacgcgcgcacttatgcacatgcacgcgcacacttctacacgtgcacgcgcacacttacgcatgtgcacacgcgcacttacgcacatgcacgcgcacacttATGcacgtgcacgtacacacgGACATCACACATCGCTCGCTTGTGTGCCCGGTGTATGGGTTGAATGGGTGTAATGTATGTGGAGTGTGTAATATGAATGTGTATTAGGCATGTGGAGTGTGTAATATGAATGTGTAttatgtatgtgcagtgtgtaatatgaatgtgtattatgtatgtggagtgtgtaatgaatgtgtatgatgtatgtgGAGTGTGTAATATGAAAGTGTATTAGGTATGTGGAGTGTGTAATATGAATGTGTTAAATGTGTATGATGTATGTTGAGTGTGTAATATGAATGTGTAttatgtatgtgcagtgtgtaatatgaatgtgtattatgtatgtgtagtgtgtaatgAATGTGTATGATGTATGTTGAGTATGTAATATGAATGTGTAttatgtatgtgcagtgtgtaatatgaatgtgtattaggtatgtggagtgtgtaatatgaatgtgttgaatgtgtattatgtatgtgcag
This window contains:
- the pnp4a gene encoding purine nucleoside phosphorylase 4a translates to MHSKDQICHDDYQKTADWLLSQTQHRPKVAIICGSGLGMLADALKLQDSFHYADIPGFPQSTVQGHAGRLVFGELKGKTCVCMQGRFHMYEGHSLSKVTFPVRVFKLLGVETLIVTNAAGALADGYCNGDIMIIRDHINLPGLAGLNPLNGPNDDKFGPRFPPMSGVYDQDLRRLAKDICKSLGFSQFLHEGVYCMVGGPNFESIAEARFLHKLGADAVGMSTAPEVVVASHCGMKVFGLSLITNKVVRDYEDTEKVNHEGVLGVSKMRSETLQTLVTELVSRLDINNNTA